Proteins encoded by one window of Pseudomonas tructae:
- a CDS encoding heme ABC transporter permease, whose protein sequence is MKSSAISWTWFHKLGSPKWFYSISGRMLPWLAISAVLLIAIGVVWGLAFAPQDYQQGNSFRIIYIHVPAAMLAQSCYVMLAVAGVVGLVWKMKIADVALQCAAPIGAWMTAVALVTGAIWGKPTWGSWWVWDARLTSMLILLFLYFGLIALGQAISNRESAAKACAVLAIVGVINIPIIKYSVEWWNTLHQGATFTLTEKPAMPAEMWLPLLLTVLGFYCFFGAVLLLRMRLEVLKREARASWVKEEVLNSLGREMAR, encoded by the coding sequence ATGAAAAGCAGCGCAATCAGCTGGACGTGGTTTCACAAGCTGGGTTCACCCAAATGGTTCTATTCCATCAGCGGGCGCATGCTGCCCTGGCTGGCGATCTCTGCCGTGCTGCTGATCGCCATCGGCGTGGTCTGGGGCTTGGCCTTCGCGCCCCAGGATTACCAGCAAGGTAACAGTTTCAGGATCATCTACATCCATGTGCCGGCGGCGATGCTCGCCCAATCCTGCTATGTGATGCTGGCGGTGGCCGGGGTGGTGGGGCTGGTGTGGAAGATGAAGATCGCCGACGTCGCCCTGCAATGCGCAGCGCCCATTGGTGCCTGGATGACCGCCGTGGCGTTGGTCACCGGGGCCATCTGGGGCAAGCCGACCTGGGGCAGTTGGTGGGTCTGGGATGCTCGGCTGACGTCGATGCTGATCCTGCTGTTCCTCTACTTCGGCCTCATTGCCCTGGGTCAGGCGATCAGCAATCGCGAGAGCGCGGCCAAGGCCTGCGCGGTGCTGGCTATCGTCGGGGTGATCAACATCCCGATCATCAAGTATTCGGTGGAGTGGTGGAACACCCTGCACCAGGGCGCCACCTTCACCCTCACCGAAAAGCCGGCGATGCCTGCCGAAATGTGGCTGCCGCTGCTGCTGACAGTGCTGGGCTTCTACTGCTTCTTCGGTGCGGTGCTGTTGCTGCGCATGCGCCTTGAAGTGCTCAAGCGCGAGGCACGCGCCAGTTGGGTCAAGGAAGAGGTATTGAACAGCCTGGGTCGGGAGATGGCACGATGA
- the ccmI gene encoding c-type cytochrome biogenesis protein CcmI — translation MTDFWLAAGLLLLVALSFLLIPVLRGRRAQQEEDRTALNVALYQERVAELAAQQAAGVLDAEQFGKGRDEAARELLADTEGAEPQRLGRLGKPLPLLAAVLVPLMGLGLYLHFGASEQVELTQQFAKAPQSMEEMTRRLELAVQAQPDSAEGLYFLGRAYMAQERPADAAKVFERAVAVAGREPELLGQWAQAVYFANNKQWNAQTQALTDEALKADANEVTSLGLLGIAAFESEHYQQAIDYWNRLLTQLPEGDASRAALQGGIDRASEKLKAGEGKVAPALAEQTKARLTVRVELAAALKDKVKADDTVFIFARASSGPPMPLAAKRVTVAQLPIEVELSDSDAMMPNMKLSSFPEVQLVARISRAGQPTQGEWIGKGAPLASSTTAAQHLTIDSPDQ, via the coding sequence ATGACTGATTTCTGGCTTGCTGCAGGCCTGCTGTTGCTGGTGGCCCTGAGCTTTTTGCTGATCCCGGTGTTGCGCGGCCGTCGTGCGCAACAGGAAGAAGACCGCACCGCCCTCAACGTTGCCCTGTATCAGGAACGCGTGGCCGAGCTGGCTGCCCAGCAGGCGGCCGGGGTGCTCGATGCCGAGCAGTTCGGCAAGGGCCGCGACGAGGCCGCCCGCGAGCTGCTGGCCGATACCGAGGGCGCCGAACCGCAACGCCTGGGCCGCCTGGGCAAACCGTTGCCATTGCTGGCGGCGGTGCTGGTGCCGCTGATGGGCCTGGGCCTGTACCTGCACTTTGGCGCCAGCGAGCAGGTCGAGCTGACCCAGCAATTTGCCAAGGCGCCGCAGTCCATGGAAGAAATGACCCGCCGCCTGGAGTTGGCGGTGCAGGCCCAGCCGGATTCGGCCGAAGGCCTGTACTTCCTCGGTCGTGCCTACATGGCCCAGGAGCGTCCCGCCGATGCCGCCAAGGTCTTCGAACGTGCCGTGGCGGTTGCCGGGCGTGAGCCGGAGCTGCTCGGGCAATGGGCCCAGGCGGTGTATTTTGCCAACAACAAGCAGTGGAATGCCCAGACCCAGGCCCTGACCGACGAAGCACTCAAGGCCGACGCGAACGAAGTCACCAGCCTCGGCCTGCTCGGCATCGCTGCTTTTGAGTCCGAGCACTACCAGCAAGCCATCGACTACTGGAACCGCCTGTTGACTCAACTGCCAGAAGGCGATGCTTCGCGGGCAGCGCTGCAAGGCGGCATCGATCGGGCCAGCGAGAAGCTCAAGGCCGGCGAAGGCAAAGTTGCACCAGCGCTTGCCGAGCAGACCAAGGCACGCTTGACGGTGCGGGTGGAACTGGCGGCGGCGCTCAAGGACAAGGTCAAGGCCGATGACACCGTGTTCATCTTCGCCCGGGCAAGTTCCGGCCCGCCGATGCCACTGGCAGCCAAGCGGGTCACTGTGGCCCAGCTGCCGATCGAGGTCGAGCTGAGCGACAGCGACGCGATGATGCCGAACATGAAACTGTCGAGCTTCCCTGAAGTCCAACTGGTTGCGCGTATCTCTCGCGCTGGCCAGCCGACCCAGGGCGAATGGATTGGCAAGGGTGCTCCGCTGGCCAGCAGCACTACCGCTGCGCAACACCTGACCATCGACAGCCCGGACCAGTAA
- a CDS encoding EscU/YscU/HrcU family type III secretion system export apparatus switch protein encodes MIDKHPRQAIALTYDGQQAPTLSAKGDDELAEAILKIAREHEVPIYENAELVRLLARMELGDQIPEALYLTIAEIIAFAWQLKGKVPVGFDDKGPQERDITPSDLRLPGA; translated from the coding sequence ATGATCGACAAGCATCCGCGCCAGGCCATTGCCCTGACCTATGATGGTCAGCAGGCACCGACCTTAAGTGCCAAGGGCGATGACGAGCTGGCCGAGGCCATCCTGAAGATCGCCCGCGAGCACGAAGTACCGATCTACGAGAACGCCGAACTGGTGCGCCTGCTGGCGCGCATGGAGTTGGGCGACCAGATTCCCGAGGCCCTGTACCTGACCATCGCCGAAATCATTGCCTTTGCCTGGCAGCTCAAGGGCAAGGTACCGGTCGGGTTTGACGATAAGGGGCCGCAGGAACGCGATATCACGCCCAGCGACCTGAGATTGCCCGGGGCCTGA
- the ccmA gene encoding cytochrome c biogenesis heme-transporting ATPase CcmA, with product MLFENLELHLGAGDMLQVSGPNGSGKTSLLRLLAGLMSPTAGQIMLNGNPLVEQRNQLARILLWIGHAAGIKDLLSPEENLAWLCALHRPAEPAAIRKALEAVGLRGFEDVPCHTLSAGQQRRVALARLYLDSPPLWILDEPFTALDKQGVAQLEAHLAGHCERGGMVVLTTHHTLERKPSGYREINLGQWAA from the coding sequence ATGCTCTTCGAAAACCTCGAGTTGCACCTGGGTGCAGGCGACATGCTGCAGGTCAGTGGCCCCAACGGCAGCGGCAAAACCAGCTTGCTGCGCCTGCTGGCCGGCCTCATGAGCCCCACCGCCGGGCAGATTATGCTCAACGGCAATCCCTTGGTCGAGCAGCGTAACCAATTGGCCCGGATCCTCCTGTGGATCGGCCACGCCGCCGGTATCAAGGACTTGCTCAGCCCCGAAGAAAACCTGGCCTGGCTCTGCGCCCTGCATCGCCCGGCCGAGCCGGCGGCGATCCGCAAGGCTCTGGAAGCGGTGGGGTTGCGCGGTTTCGAAGATGTTCCCTGTCATACCCTGTCCGCCGGCCAGCAGCGCCGCGTCGCCCTGGCCCGGCTGTACCTGGACAGCCCGCCGCTGTGGATCCTCGACGAGCCTTTCACGGCCCTCGACAAGCAAGGCGTAGCTCAGCTCGAAGCACACCTGGCCGGCCATTGCGAGCGCGGCGGCATGGTCGTGCTGACCACCCACCATACGCTGGAGCGCAAGCCGTCCGGTTACCGTGAAATCAACCTGGGGCAGTGGGCCGCATGA
- the ccmE gene encoding cytochrome c maturation protein CcmE: MNPQRKKRLFIILGLLAGIGIAVGLALSALQQNINLFYTPTQIANGEAPLDTRIRAGGMVEKGSLQRSGDSLDVRFVVTDFNKSVPITYRGILPDLFREGQGIVALGKLNAEGVVVADEVLAKHDEKYMPPEVTKALKESGQLATDAGAKP, encoded by the coding sequence GTGAATCCGCAGCGTAAAAAACGTCTGTTCATCATCCTCGGCCTGCTGGCCGGGATTGGCATTGCCGTGGGCCTGGCCCTGAGCGCCTTGCAACAGAACATCAATCTGTTCTACACCCCAACCCAGATCGCCAATGGCGAGGCGCCGCTGGACACCCGCATCCGCGCCGGCGGCATGGTCGAGAAAGGCTCGCTGCAACGCTCCGGCGACTCGCTGGACGTGCGTTTCGTGGTGACCGACTTCAACAAGTCGGTGCCGATCACCTACCGTGGCATCCTCCCGGACCTGTTCCGCGAAGGGCAGGGCATCGTCGCCCTGGGCAAGCTCAATGCCGAAGGCGTGGTGGTAGCCGATGAAGTGCTGGCCAAGCACGACGAGAAGTACATGCCGCCGGAGGTCACCAAGGCCCTCAAGGAAAGCGGCCAGCTCGCCACCGATGCCGGAGCCAAGCCATGA
- the fliK gene encoding flagellar hook-length control protein FliK has product MTGEINNLGPQIPANPQLRSAMTGELLRLLQPQQALLAPGETAKAEVMALRQVGQDFQMLLKLTQDNGKQTNVQASSPLPLAQGSQLAVSQSSSANLTITVQQAIASSVATLTRIDTRQLPVGTLLQGKVVTSQALPQTAGQLAQFRSLVTLLGGPQAGTTLAIDSPRPLTVGSLLSARVQGDQSLRFVPLSGRQEQLAISQQLSTQQSRQASLQGLLSALQQVRSDSNQPAELRATVDKLLTSLPDVRQLSDPKGLAQALNNSGVFLEAKLLAGLPAALAPDLKAQVVRLVAQLLPGLPANSTFNPAAAASTLAQVMPGMVRNALGMLGQVSPRPQPGGFPLPSRLLQSQDGEGDLEHLLRLAAAAISRLQSHQLASLEKTGTSADGNLQTTWQLEIPLRTGQDFMPLQMKLQREETPEQQSDPERERRDPLEMLWRIELAFDLHPLGPLQVQAQISQGSLSSQLWAELPSTAQLIESQLGHLRERLIARGLNVTELHCHHGTPPQGPRTHLEQRWVDEQA; this is encoded by the coding sequence ATGACAGGCGAAATCAACAACCTCGGCCCACAGATCCCGGCCAACCCGCAATTGCGCTCGGCGATGACCGGCGAACTGCTGCGCCTGCTGCAACCGCAACAGGCGTTGCTGGCCCCGGGTGAAACCGCCAAGGCCGAGGTCATGGCCCTGCGTCAGGTCGGCCAGGATTTCCAGATGCTGCTCAAGTTGACCCAGGACAATGGCAAACAGACCAACGTCCAGGCCAGCAGCCCCCTGCCCCTGGCCCAAGGCAGCCAGCTGGCGGTGAGCCAGAGCAGCAGCGCCAACCTGACCATCACCGTGCAGCAGGCCATCGCCAGCAGCGTGGCTACCCTGACCCGTATCGACACTCGCCAACTGCCAGTGGGCACCTTGCTGCAGGGCAAGGTCGTCACCAGCCAGGCGCTGCCGCAAACGGCCGGCCAACTGGCCCAGTTCCGCTCGCTGGTGACACTGCTTGGCGGCCCCCAGGCCGGCACCACCCTGGCCATCGACAGCCCGCGCCCGCTTACGGTGGGCAGCCTGCTCAGCGCGCGGGTACAGGGTGATCAATCTTTACGCTTTGTGCCACTGAGCGGGCGCCAGGAGCAGTTGGCGATCAGCCAGCAGTTGAGCACCCAGCAGAGTCGCCAGGCATCCCTGCAGGGCTTGCTCAGTGCCTTGCAACAGGTGCGCAGCGACAGCAATCAGCCCGCCGAGCTGCGCGCCACGGTAGACAAGCTGTTGACCAGCCTGCCGGATGTGCGCCAGCTCAGCGACCCCAAGGGCCTGGCCCAGGCCCTGAACAATAGCGGCGTGTTTCTTGAGGCCAAATTGCTGGCCGGTCTGCCTGCGGCACTGGCCCCCGACCTCAAGGCCCAGGTGGTGCGCCTGGTGGCACAACTGCTGCCGGGGTTGCCTGCCAACAGCACCTTCAACCCGGCGGCGGCCGCCAGCACCCTGGCTCAGGTCATGCCCGGCATGGTCCGCAATGCCCTGGGTATGCTCGGCCAGGTCAGCCCGCGGCCCCAGCCCGGCGGCTTTCCCCTGCCCTCGCGGCTATTGCAGAGCCAGGACGGCGAAGGCGACCTGGAGCATTTGTTGCGCCTGGCCGCTGCGGCCATTTCGCGCCTGCAAAGCCATCAGTTAGCGAGCCTGGAAAAGACCGGCACCAGCGCCGACGGTAACCTGCAGACCACCTGGCAACTGGAGATTCCTTTGCGCACCGGCCAGGATTTCATGCCGCTGCAGATGAAGCTGCAGCGCGAGGAAACCCCGGAGCAGCAAAGCGACCCGGAGCGCGAACGTCGCGATCCGCTGGAAATGCTCTGGCGCATCGAACTGGCCTTCGACCTGCATCCGTTGGGGCCTTTGCAGGTGCAGGCGCAGATCAGCCAGGGCAGCCTGTCGAGCCAGCTGTGGGCCGAGCTACCCAGCACCGCGCAACTCATCGAAAGCCAGCTGGGTCACCTGCGCGAGCGTCTGATCGCACGCGGCCTGAATGTCACTGAATTGCACTGCCATCACGGCACACCGCCTCAGGGACCGCGTACGCACCTGGAACAGCGCTGGGTGGATGAACAAGCATGA
- the ccmB gene encoding heme exporter protein CcmB, with amino-acid sequence MSVFVLLLRREARLLCRRPAELANPLVFFAIVVALFPLAVGPETQLLQTLSPGLVWVAALLSVLLPLDGLFRSDFEDGSLEQWVLSSHPLPLLVLAKVLAHWAFSGLALVLLAPLLALMLGLPAACLPVLVASLLLGTPVLSLLGAVGAALTVGLKRGGLLLALLILPLYIPVLILGSGALQAALQAMPATGYLLWLGSLTALAVTLAPFAIAAGLKISVGE; translated from the coding sequence ATGAGTGTGTTTGTGCTGTTGTTGCGTCGCGAGGCGCGCCTGTTGTGCCGGCGTCCGGCGGAGCTTGCCAACCCGCTGGTGTTCTTCGCCATCGTTGTCGCGCTGTTCCCGTTGGCGGTGGGGCCCGAGACTCAATTGTTGCAAACCTTGTCCCCAGGGTTGGTCTGGGTCGCCGCGCTTTTATCGGTTCTGCTCCCGCTGGACGGGCTTTTCCGCAGTGATTTCGAGGATGGATCGCTCGAGCAGTGGGTCCTTTCGTCGCACCCCCTGCCACTTCTGGTATTGGCAAAAGTGCTGGCACACTGGGCCTTTTCCGGCCTGGCACTGGTATTGTTGGCACCCTTGCTGGCGCTGATGCTGGGCCTGCCTGCGGCGTGCCTGCCGGTACTGGTGGCATCGCTTTTGCTCGGTACTCCGGTATTGAGCCTGTTGGGCGCGGTGGGTGCGGCCCTGACAGTCGGCTTGAAACGTGGCGGCCTGCTGCTGGCGCTACTTATTTTGCCGTTATATATCCCGGTATTGATCCTGGGCAGTGGCGCCTTGCAGGCGGCATTGCAAGCTATGCCGGCGACCGGTTATCTGCTCTGGCTTGGCAGCCTGACCGCCTTGGCAGTAACTCTGGCACCCTTTGCAATAGCGGCTGGCCTGAAGATCAGCGTCGGCGAATAA
- a CDS encoding GFA family protein, which translates to MSLEKHGSCLCGAVKLSVSLEKASVNACHCSMCRQWGGGPFLSVHCAEPVKFTSGRPVFHDSSQWAQRGFCGTCGTHLLYRLKSGDFDAVSVGVLEGHTDWVFDLQVYVDKKPGYYCFANQTEEMTAAQVEAMFN; encoded by the coding sequence ATGTCCCTGGAAAAACACGGCAGTTGCTTGTGCGGCGCCGTCAAACTCAGCGTCAGCCTGGAAAAAGCCAGCGTTAACGCCTGCCATTGCAGCATGTGCCGGCAGTGGGGCGGTGGGCCGTTCCTGTCGGTGCACTGTGCAGAACCGGTGAAATTCACCAGCGGTCGGCCGGTGTTCCATGACTCATCGCAATGGGCCCAGCGCGGTTTCTGCGGTACCTGTGGCACGCACCTGCTGTACCGGCTCAAATCCGGCGATTTCGATGCGGTGTCGGTGGGGGTGCTTGAGGGTCATACCGACTGGGTTTTCGACCTGCAGGTGTATGTCGACAAGAAACCGGGCTACTACTGTTTCGCCAACCAGACCGAAGAAATGACCGCAGCGCAAGTTGAGGCCATGTTCAACTGA
- the ccmD gene encoding heme exporter protein CcmD — protein MSFASFSDFLAMGHHGLYVWSAYGICLLVLAFNVAAPVRAKRRYLQEQARRLRRENKP, from the coding sequence ATGAGCTTTGCCTCCTTCAGTGATTTTCTCGCCATGGGCCATCACGGCCTGTACGTCTGGTCTGCCTACGGCATCTGCCTGCTGGTGCTGGCCTTCAACGTCGCCGCGCCCGTGCGCGCCAAGCGCCGTTACCTGCAAGAACAGGCGCGCCGTCTGCGCCGGGAGAACAAACCGTGA
- a CDS encoding heme lyase CcmF/NrfE family subunit: protein MIPELGQLAMILAICFACVQATVPLLGAWRGDSLWMSLARPAAWGQFAFLAFAFACLTHAFMSDNFSVAYVANNSNSALPWYFKFSAVWGAHEGSLLLWAMILGGWTFAVSIFSRQLPQVMLARVLAVMGMISVGFLSFLIITSNPFKRLLPQVPSDGADLNPLLQDIGLIVHPPMLYMGYVGFSVAFAFAIAALLGGRLDAAWARWSRPWTIVAWAFLGIGITLGSWWAYYELGWGGWWFWDPVENASFMPWLVGTALIHSLAVTEKRGVFKSWTVLLAIAAFSLSLLGTFLVRSGVLTSVHAFASDPERGIFILIFLLFVVGGSLTLFALRAPVVKSQVGFALWSRETLLLANNLVLVVAASMILLGTLYPLILDALTGAKLSVGPPYFDALFIPLMALLMVVMAVGVLVRWKDTPSKWLLGMLTPVLIGSAVLAPIGGLLVDDFDWQVLTTFALAAWIILAGARDILDKTRHKGLFKGLRGLSRSYWGMHVAHLGMAVCALGVVLSSNNSAERDLRLAPGESVELAGYQFIFEGAKHFEGPNFTSDKGTVRVVENGREISVLHPEKRLYTVQQSMMTEAGIDAGFTRDLYVALGEPLDNGAWAVRVHVKPFVRWIWLGGLLTGLGGLLAALDGRYRVKVKTRVREALGMSGATA, encoded by the coding sequence ATCATTCCCGAACTGGGCCAGCTGGCGATGATCCTGGCGATCTGTTTCGCCTGTGTCCAGGCCACCGTCCCGCTGCTCGGTGCCTGGCGCGGCGATAGCCTGTGGATGAGCCTGGCGCGCCCGGCGGCCTGGGGCCAGTTCGCCTTCCTGGCGTTCGCCTTCGCCTGCCTGACCCACGCCTTCATGAGCGACAACTTCTCGGTTGCCTATGTCGCCAACAACTCCAACAGCGCCTTGCCCTGGTACTTCAAGTTCAGCGCCGTGTGGGGCGCCCACGAAGGCTCGCTGCTGCTCTGGGCGATGATCCTCGGCGGCTGGACCTTCGCCGTGTCGATCTTCTCCCGGCAATTGCCGCAGGTGATGCTGGCGCGGGTGCTGGCGGTAATGGGCATGATCAGTGTCGGCTTCCTGTCGTTCCTGATCATCACCTCCAACCCGTTCAAACGCTTGTTGCCGCAAGTGCCGAGCGATGGCGCCGACCTCAACCCGTTGCTGCAGGACATTGGCCTGATCGTCCACCCGCCGATGCTGTACATGGGCTACGTGGGCTTCTCGGTGGCCTTTGCTTTTGCCATTGCCGCCTTGCTCGGCGGCCGTCTGGACGCCGCCTGGGCCCGCTGGTCACGGCCGTGGACCATCGTCGCCTGGGCCTTCCTCGGCATTGGTATCACCCTGGGTTCCTGGTGGGCCTATTACGAACTGGGCTGGGGGGGCTGGTGGTTCTGGGACCCGGTCGAGAACGCTTCGTTCATGCCCTGGCTGGTCGGTACCGCGCTGATTCACTCGTTGGCGGTCACCGAGAAGCGTGGCGTGTTCAAGAGCTGGACGGTGCTGCTGGCGATTGCCGCCTTCTCCCTGAGCTTGCTGGGGACCTTCCTGGTGCGCTCCGGGGTACTGACCTCGGTGCATGCTTTTGCCTCGGACCCCGAGCGCGGCATCTTCATCCTGATCTTTCTGCTGTTCGTGGTCGGTGGTTCGCTGACCCTGTTCGCCTTGCGCGCACCGGTGGTCAAGAGCCAGGTCGGCTTTGCCCTGTGGTCGCGCGAAACCCTGCTGCTGGCCAACAACCTGGTGCTGGTGGTAGCGGCGTCGATGATCCTGCTCGGTACCTTGTACCCGCTGATCCTCGATGCCCTGACCGGGGCCAAGCTGTCGGTCGGCCCGCCGTACTTCGACGCGTTGTTCATTCCGTTGATGGCGCTGCTGATGGTGGTCATGGCGGTGGGCGTGCTCGTGCGCTGGAAAGACACCCCGAGCAAATGGCTATTGGGCATGCTCACCCCGGTGCTGATCGGCAGTGCCGTGCTGGCGCCGATCGGCGGCCTGCTGGTGGATGATTTCGACTGGCAGGTGCTGACCACCTTCGCCCTGGCCGCCTGGATCATCCTCGCCGGTGCCCGCGACATCCTCGACAAGACTCGCCACAAAGGTCTGTTCAAGGGCCTGCGTGGCCTGAGCCGCAGCTACTGGGGCATGCATGTCGCGCACCTGGGCATGGCGGTGTGCGCCCTGGGTGTGGTGCTGTCGAGCAACAACAGTGCCGAGCGCGACCTGCGCCTGGCGCCGGGCGAGTCGGTGGAGCTGGCCGGTTATCAGTTCATCTTCGAAGGCGCCAAGCATTTCGAAGGGCCGAACTTCACTTCCGACAAGGGCACCGTGCGGGTGGTCGAGAACGGCCGCGAGATCAGCGTGCTGCACCCGGAAAAACGCCTGTACACCGTGCAGCAGTCGATGATGACCGAAGCCGGTATCGATGCCGGCTTCACCCGTGACCTCTATGTCGCCCTCGGCGAGCCGCTGGATAACGGCGCCTGGGCGGTGCGGGTGCACGTCAAGCCATTCGTACGCTGGATCTGGCTAGGCGGTTTGTTGACCGGCCTAGGCGGCTTGCTGGCGGCATTGGACGGGCGCTATCGAGTCAAGGTGAAAACCCGTGTGCGTGAGGCACTGGGCATGTCTGGAGCAACTGCATGA
- a CDS encoding cytochrome c-type biogenesis protein, with amino-acid sequence MKRWLAAAVLGLSLAGVTQAAIDTYQFADEAERARYHELTKELRCPKCQNQDIADSNAPIAADLRREIFRMLGEGKSNQQIIDFMVDRYGDFVRYKPALSARTWLLWFGPGALLLGGFTVLALIVRKRRGQAAAGSADLSAEERERLAKLLDKEQTHD; translated from the coding sequence ATGAAGCGCTGGCTGGCAGCCGCCGTGCTCGGCCTGAGCCTGGCCGGAGTGACCCAGGCGGCGATCGATACCTATCAGTTTGCCGATGAAGCCGAGCGTGCGCGTTACCACGAACTGACCAAGGAGCTGCGCTGCCCCAAGTGCCAGAACCAGGACATCGCCGACTCCAACGCACCGATCGCCGCCGACCTGCGCCGGGAAATCTTCCGTATGCTCGGCGAAGGCAAGAGCAATCAGCAGATCATCGACTTCATGGTTGATCGCTACGGTGACTTCGTGCGTTACAAGCCGGCCCTGAGTGCCCGCACCTGGTTGCTGTGGTTCGGCCCGGGGGCGTTGCTGCTGGGGGGCTTTACCGTGCTTGCCCTGATCGTGCGCAAGCGCCGTGGCCAGGCTGCTGCAGGTTCTGCCGACCTTTCCGCCGAGGAGCGTGAGCGCCTCGCCAAATTGCTGGACAAAGAACAGACCCATGACTGA
- a CDS encoding DsbE family thiol:disulfide interchange protein produces the protein MKRWIMVLPLAVFLLVAVFLYRGLFLDPSELPSAMIGKPFPAFALQSVDGKPLTEADLLGKPALVNVWATWCPSCKVEHPYLNKLAEQGVVIHGVNYKDDNAAALKWLAEFHNPYQLDIRDEQGSLGLDLGVYGAPETFLIDAKGIIRYKHVGVVDATVWREQLAPQYQGLVDEAKP, from the coding sequence ATGAAGCGTTGGATCATGGTACTGCCGCTGGCGGTGTTTCTGCTGGTGGCGGTGTTTCTCTACCGCGGCCTGTTTCTCGACCCGAGCGAGTTGCCGTCGGCAATGATCGGCAAGCCGTTCCCGGCCTTTGCCCTGCAGTCTGTCGACGGCAAGCCGCTGACCGAGGCTGACCTGCTCGGCAAACCGGCGCTGGTCAATGTCTGGGCCACCTGGTGCCCGTCGTGCAAGGTCGAGCACCCGTACCTGAACAAGCTGGCCGAGCAGGGCGTGGTGATCCACGGGGTCAACTACAAGGACGACAACGCCGCAGCGCTGAAATGGCTGGCCGAGTTCCACAACCCCTACCAGCTCGACATCCGCGACGAGCAGGGCAGCCTGGGCCTGGACCTGGGCGTGTACGGCGCGCCGGAAACCTTCCTGATCGACGCCAAGGGCATCATCCGCTACAAGCACGTCGGTGTCGTCGACGCCACCGTCTGGCGCGAGCAACTGGCGCCGCAGTACCAGGGCCTGGTCGATGAGGCCAAGCCATGA
- a CDS encoding LysR substrate-binding domain-containing protein, producing the protein MSRFSRHLPPLDTLIAFEAVVRSGSFTRAASELYLTQSAVSKQIKVLEEHLGAVLFERRARGIALTPAGEGFNAIVEPMLESLLANVLRLKSGDGSRNVSVICTHAVAQYWLFPRLLRFNEQHPELTVNIHASNEISESDIGNYDFGILYGHGHWSSLKASKLFDEAIYPIASVKRALPAVHSLSELQALPLIQLDASAWNCLDWQDWFAHQGLRYQAPADATTFNQVNLVFEAVMQGMGVGLGWEFMARERIDNGAIRQVSAFVVHTGQADYLVHDKQALRSPAAQVFEDWLLALS; encoded by the coding sequence ATGAGCCGCTTCAGCCGCCACCTGCCGCCACTGGATACCCTGATCGCCTTCGAGGCGGTGGTGCGCAGCGGCAGTTTTACCCGCGCCGCCAGCGAGCTGTACCTGACCCAGAGCGCGGTGAGCAAACAGATCAAGGTGCTGGAAGAACACCTGGGTGCGGTGCTGTTCGAGCGCCGTGCCCGGGGCATTGCCCTGACGCCGGCCGGCGAGGGTTTCAACGCCATCGTCGAACCCATGCTCGAAAGCTTGCTGGCCAACGTGCTGCGCCTGAAAAGCGGCGACGGCAGCCGCAACGTCAGCGTCATCTGCACCCATGCGGTGGCCCAGTACTGGCTGTTCCCGCGCCTGCTGCGCTTCAACGAGCAACACCCGGAGCTGACGGTGAACATTCACGCCAGCAACGAAATCAGCGAGAGCGATATCGGCAACTACGACTTTGGCATCCTCTATGGCCATGGCCACTGGAGTTCGCTCAAGGCCAGCAAATTGTTCGATGAGGCCATCTATCCGATAGCCAGCGTCAAACGTGCCCTGCCCGCCGTGCATTCACTGAGCGAGCTGCAGGCATTGCCGTTGATTCAGCTGGATGCCTCGGCCTGGAACTGCCTGGACTGGCAGGACTGGTTCGCCCATCAGGGCTTGCGCTATCAGGCGCCAGCGGACGCGACGACCTTCAACCAGGTCAACCTGGTGTTCGAGGCAGTGATGCAGGGCATGGGCGTGGGCCTGGGTTGGGAGTTCATGGCCCGCGAGCGGATCGACAACGGCGCGATCCGCCAGGTCTCGGCGTTTGTCGTGCACACCGGGCAAGCCGACTATCTGGTGCACGACAAACAGGCCCTGCGCTCGCCGGCGGCGCAGGTGTTCGAGGACTGGCTGCTGGCCCTCAGTTGA